From the genome of Symphalangus syndactylus isolate Jambi chromosome 7, NHGRI_mSymSyn1-v2.1_pri, whole genome shotgun sequence, one region includes:
- the LOC129486712 gene encoding transgelin-2 encodes MANRGPAYGLSREVQQKIEKQYDADLEQILIQWITTQCRKDVGWPQPGRENFQNWLKDGTVLGELINALYPEGQAPVKKIQASIMACKQMEQISQFLHAAERYGINTTDIFQTVDLWEGKNMACVQQTLMNLGGLAAARDDGLFSGDPNWFPKKSKENPQNFSDNQLQEGKNVIRLQMGTNRGASQAGMTGYGMPCQIL; translated from the coding sequence ATGGCCAACAGGGGACCTGCATATGGCCTGAGCCGGGAGGTGCAGCAGAAGATTGAGAAACAGTATGATGCAGATCTGGAGCAGATCCTGATCCAGTGGATCACCACCCAGTGCCGAAAGGATGTGGGCTGGCCCCAGCCTGGACGCGAGAACTTCCAGAACTGGCTCAAGGATGGCACGGTGCTAGGTGAGCTCATTAATGCACTGTACCCTGAGGGGCAGGCCCCAGTAAAGAAGATCCAGGCCTCCATCATGGCCTGTAAGCAGATGGAGCAGATCTCTCAGTTCCTGCACGCAGCTGAGCGCTATGGCATTAACACCACTGATATCTTCCAAACTGTGGACCTCTGGGAAGGAAAGAACATGGCCTGTGTGCAGCAGACGCTGATGAATCTGGGTGGACTGGCGGCAGCCCGGGATGATGGGCTCTTCTCTGGGGATCCCAACTGGTTCCCTAAGAAATCCAAGGAGAATCCTCAGAATTTCTCAGATAACCAGCTGCAAGAGGGCAAGAATGTGATCAGGTTACAGATGGGCACCAACCGCGGGGCATCTCAGGCAGGCATGACTGGCTACGGGATGCCATGCCAGATCCTCTGA